GGCCTCGGCGTCATCCTCATCAGCCACAACATGGCCGACGTCAAGGCGGTCGCCGACACCGTCGCCGTCCTGCGCCTCGGCCGCAACAACGGCACCTTCCCGGTCGCCACCACCACGCACGAAGAGATCATCGCCGCGATCACCGGTGCCACGGACAACGCCGTGACCCGCCGGCAGGCCCGCACCGCGGAGGTAGCCCAGTGAGCACGACCCCGAAGGCGACCGACGAGGCGCCCGTGCCCGAGCCCCGTACCTCCGAGGACGCCGCCACCGAGGCCCCGGCCGCCGCCGCGATCCCCGCCGTCGACCCCCGCCTCCTCGTCCGCGAGCAGGGCTTCAAGGGCTACGTCGACGAGTTCAAGCGCAAGATCCGCTCCGGCGAGATCGGCTCCCTGCCCGTCGTCGTCGGCCTCATCGTCATCGGCATCGTCTTCCAGGCGCTGACCGGCAACTTCATCACCTCGTACAACCTCGACCAGATCACGCTGTACGCGGCCGGCCCCGGCATCATGGCCGTCGGCATCGTCTTCGTGCTGCTGCTCGGCGAGATCGACCTCGCCGTCGGCTCCGTCGCCGGCCTCGCGGGCTCCGTCTGGGGCGTCTTCGCCACCGACATGCCGGACTCCCTCGCGATCCTCCTCGGCATCCTCTCCGGCACCCTCCTCGGCGCCTTCCACGGCCTGGTCTTCGCCAAGATCGGCGTTCCCGCCTTCGTCGTCACCCTGGCCGGCTTCCTCGGCTGGGCCGGCCTCCAGACCTGGGTGATGGGCGAGCGCTCCACCATCCCCACCCCGATCGGCAGCTTCGTCGGCGACCTCACCAAGTACTACTTCTCCGACGTCGCCGCCGCCTACGGCCTCGCCGTCGTCGTGGTCGCCGCCTTCTACCTCGCCCAGCTGCGCGACTCCCGCCGCCGCAAGGCCGCCGAGCTGCCGCACCGCCCGCACAGCGAGATCCTGCTGCGCACCGGCGTCCTCGCGGCCCTCGTCCTGGTCGCCGCGTACGGCTTCAACCAGGAGAAGGGCCTGCCCCTCTCCCTGGTGATCTTCCTGGTGATCCTGCTGGTCACCGACTTCGTCCTGCGCCGCACCACCTACGGCCGCCAGGTCTTCGCGGTCGGCGGCGGCATCGAGGCGGCCCGCCGGGCCGGCATCAACGTCGCCTGGATCCGGATCTCCGTCTTCATGATCTCCGGCACCCTCGGCGCCATCGGCGGCCTCTTCCTGGCCTCCGCGACCGGCGGCGCCGACCGCTCCCTCGGCGGCGGCAACCAGCTCATGATGTGCATCGCCGCGGCGGTCATCGGCGGCACGTCCCTCTTCGGCGGCCGCGGCAAGGTCTGGTCGGCGCTCCTCGGCATCCTGGTGCTGCAGTCGATCGTCCAGGGCCTCAACCAGCTCAACCTGGAGTCCAACGCCATCCAGTACATGATCACCGGCGCGGTGCTCCTCATCGCCGTGATCATCGACTCCGTCTCCCGCAAGACCCAGAAGTCGGCGGGACGGGCGTGACACGCGGGACACGCGCGACGCGTGTGACACGTCTCGGGTAAGACGCGCCACATTCGCCCGGCACCGGTGAACCGGTGCCGGGCACCGTCGCGTCCGGAGCAGTACATCCCCCATCCGGGTGACGCCGCTCCGCCTGGCCCGATGCCCACGATCCAAGACGGAACATTAGACTCGGCAAAATCGGCAAGCTCGACCAGCTCAGAACGCAAGGAGGCACGGGTGGCCCTGCTGACCCGTATCAGGACACCGCGCGACCTGGACCGGCTCTCCCCGGAACAGCTGGACCAGCTGGCCGCGGAGGTCCGGACCTTCCTCGTCGACGCCGTGTCCAAGACCGGCGGACACCTCGGCCCCAACCTCGGCGTGGTCGAACTGACCATCGCCCTGCACCGCGTCTTCGACTCCCCGAAGGACAAGGTCCTCTGGGACACCGGCCACCAGAGCTACGTGCACAAGCTGCTCACCGGCCGCCAGGACTTCTCGAAGCTCAAGATGAAGGGCGGCCTCTCCGGCTACCCCTCGCAGGCCGAGTCCGAGCACGACGTGATCGAGAACTCGCACGCCTCGACCGTCCTCGGCTGGGCCGACGGCCTCGCCAAGGCGAACCAGATCCTGAAGAAGGACGACCACGTCGTCGCCGTCATCGGCGACGGGGCCCTCACCGGCGGCATGGCCTGGGAGGCGCTCAACAACATCGCCGCCGCCAAGGACCGCCCGCTCGTCATCGTCGTCAACGACAACGAGCGCTCGTACGCGCCCACCATCGGCGGCCTCGCCAACCACCTGGCCACCCTGCGCACCACCGACGGCTACGAGCGCTTCCTCGCCCGCGGCAAGGACATCCTGGAGCGCACCCCGGTCGTCGGGAAGCCGCTGTACGAGACCCTGCACGGGGCCAAGAAGGGCCTCAAGGACTTCATCGCCCCCCAGGGCATGTTCGAGGACCTGGGCCTGAAGTACGTCGGCCCCATCGACGGCCACGACATCGAGGCCCTGGAGTCCGCGCTCACCCGCGCCAAGCGCTTCGGCGGCCCGGTCATCGTGCACTGCCTCACCGAGAAGGGCCGCGGCTACCAGCCCGCCCTGCAGGACGAGGCCGACCGCTTCCACGCCGTCGGCAAGATCCACCCCGACACCGGCCTCCCGATCGCCACCTCCGGCGCCGACTGGACCAGCGTCTTCGGCGACGAGATGGTCGCGCTCGGCAAGGAGCGCGAGGACATCGTGGCGATCACCGCCGCCATGCTCCAGCCGGTCGGCCTCGACCGCTTCGCCAAGGAGTTCCCGGAGCGCGTCTTCGACGTCGGCATCGCCGAGCAGCACGGCGCGGTCTCCGCGGCGGGCCTCGCCACCGGTGGTCTGCACCCGGTCTTCGCGGTCTACGCGACCTTCCTCAACCGCGCCTTCGACCAGGTCCTGATGGACGTGGCCCTGCACAAGTGCGGTGTCACCTTCGTCCTCGACCGGGCCGGCGTCACCGGCACCGACGGCGCCTCCCACAACGGCATGTGGGACATGTCGATCCTGCAGGTCGTCCCCGGCCTGCGGCTCGCCGCCCCGCGCGACGCCGACCAGGTCCGCGCCCAGCTGCGCGAGGCCGTCGAGGTCACCGACGCCCCCACCGTGGTCCGCTTCTCCAAGGGCGCGGTCGGCCCCGCCGTCCCCGCCGTGGGCCGGGTCGGCGGCATGGACGTGCTCCGCGAGGCCGGCACCGACCGGCCCGACGTCCTGCTGGTCTCCGTCGGCGCGCTCGCCCCGATGTGCCTGGAGATCGCCGGCCTCCTCGACCGGCAGGGCATCACCACCACCGTGGTCGACCCCCGCTGGGTCAAGCCGGTCGACGAGGCCCTCGCCCCGCTCGCCGCCGACCACCGGGTCGTCGTCACGGTCGAGGACAACAGCCGCGTCGGCGGCGTCGGTTCGGCCGTCGCCCAGGCGCTGCGCGACGCGGGCGTCGACGTGCCGCTGCGTGACTTCGGCATCCCGCCGGTCTTCCTCGACCACGCCTCCCGCGGCGAGGTCATGGCCGAGATCGGCCTGACCGCCCCCGACATCGCGCGCCAGGTCACCGGTTTGGTCTCGCGCCTCGACGGACGTTTCGAGGCCCGGGAGCAGGCCGTGGAGCCCGCCCGCGACTGACCTCCGCCCCGGCGGACCGCTCACACGGCGTCACCATGGGGCCGGGCGGCTCACCCTCCGGGGTGCCGACCGGCCCTTTCGCGTGCATCCTGGCTTCACCGCGGGCAGCGTCCCCTCGCACCCCCGTCCGCGGGGCACGAGACCCGACGTCAGAGACGACGCGGAGGTACGACGGTGAGCACGGACCAACGCCCCCCACGGGCCAACACCGGAATGTTCCGGACCAAGTCGGTCGAGCAGTCCATCCGGGACACCGAGGAACCGGAGCACGCGCTCCGGAAGTCCCTGTCCGCCTGGGACCTCACGGTCTTCGGCGTCGGCGTCATCATCGGCACCGGCATCTTCGTCCTGACCGGCAAGGTCGCCAAGGAGAACGCCGGACCGGCCACCGCGCTCGCCTTCGTCGCGGCCGGCATCGTCTGCGCCCTGGCCGCCCTCTGCTACGCCGAGTTCGCCTCGACGGTGCCGGTGGCCGGATCGGCGTACACCTTCGCGTACGCCTCCATCGGCGAGCTGCCGGCCTGGATCATCGGCTGGGACCTGGTCCTGGAGTTCGCGCTGGGCACGGCGGTGGTGGCGGTCGGCTGGTCCGGGTACGTGCGCTCGCTGATGGACAACATCGGCTGGCATCTGCCGGCCGCTCTGGAGGGACCGGACGCGCCGGGAGGCACCTTCGACATCCTGGCCTTCCTGCTGGTGCTGGTGCTGACCGTGATCCTGGTCCTGGGCATGAAGCTCTCCGCCCGGATCACCGCCGTCGTGGTGGCGATCAAGGTCACCGTGGTGATGATCGTGATCGTCGCGGGCCTGTTCTTCATCGTCGGCGACAACTACAAGCCGTTCATCCCGCCGGCCGTGACGCCCGAGGGCGGCGGCTCGAACTGGGACTCCCCGCTGGTCCAGCTCCTCTTCGGCTACGAGCCCACCAACTTCGGCGTGATGGGCATCTTCACCGCCGCCTCCATCGTCTTCTTCGCCTTCATCGGCTTCGACGTGGTCGCCACCGCCGCCGAGGAGACCAAGCTGCCGCAGCGCGACATGCCCCGGGGCATCCTCGGCTCGCTCTTCATCTGCACCGTGCTGTACGTGGCGGTCGCCCTGGTCGTCACCGGCATGCAGCACTACACCGAACTGTCCGTCAGCGCCCCGCTCGCCGACGCCTTCAAGGCCGCCGGCCATCCCTTCTACGCGGGCGTGATCAGCTTCGGCGCCGCCGTCGGCCTCACCACGGTCTGTCTGATCCTGCTGCTCGGCCAGACCCGCGTCTTCTTCGCCATGAGCCGCGACGGACTGCTGCCCCGCTTCTTCTCGGTCACCCACCCGCGGTTCAAGACCCCGTACCGCCCGACCATCCTGCTCGGCGTGATCATCGCCGTCGTGGCCGGCTTCACCAGCATCAACGAGCTCGCGACCCTGGTGAACATCGGCACCCTCTTCGCCTTCGTGATGGTCGCCGCCGGCGTCATGGTCCTCCGCCGCACCCGCCCCGACCTGCACCGCGCCTTCAAGACCCCGTGGGTGCCCGTGCTGCCGATCCTCTCCATCGCCGCCTCGCTCTGGCTGATGCTCAACCTGCCCGGCGAGACCTGGTTCCGCTTCGCGGTCTGGATGGCGATCGGCATCGTCGTGTACTTCCTGTACGGGCGCGGGCACAGCCGGTTGGGCCGGGAGGGCCGGGACGCCCCGTACTAGATCCGGTTCCGGCCGCGTAGCGGCGGGCGCGGGGAAGGCGGCCGGGCCGGGCCGATACAGTCGGTGGGAACCGACCCCCACTCGACCCGGAGCGCTGGATCCCCCCATGGTGAACCGACCCCAGGCCCCCGCCGACCCCTCCCGCGGCACCCCGCGCGCCCCCCGCATGCACGGCGGCTGGCTGGCCCGGGGTGCCGAAGGACGTTTCAGCGTGTACGTCCCCCGGGACGGCGAGGTGGTCCGCTGGACCGAGGGCGCCGACGGCCGGTTCACCGGCCCCGAGAAGCTCGGCGGCGGCGGTCTGCTGCCCTTCCTGGCGGCCGCCCAGGGCCCCGACCGCTATGTGCACCTGGTCGGCCTCCGGCCCACCGACACCGGCGCGGAGGCCGGCGAGGACCACGTCGAGCTGGTGCACAGCGTCCAGTTCCAGACCGGCCGACCCAACGTCGAGTGGAAGTCCGTGGGCAACGCCAACGGCAAGGCCGAGTGGTACGGCAACCCGGCGGTGGCCGTGGACGCCAAGGGCCGCGTCCACGTCTTCGTCCGCAACCGCGGCGGCGGCGTCAGCGCCCGGGTCCAGAAGGACGCCGGCGGCTGGCACCCCTGGTGGGACCTGAAGGGCGGCCGCACCGACCAGAACCCGGTGGCCGCGGTGAACGGCGACGGCCTCGTCGAGCTGTACACCGCCACCGACCGCGGACTGCTCCGCTACGTGCAGAAGGAGCCGGGCGCCCGCCCGGTCCTCGAACCGCTGCTGACGACCCCGGTCGTCCAGGGCACCCTGGCCGCGGTGACCGGCGAGTCCGGGCACGTGACGCTCTTCTACGCGAACGGCGAGGGTCGGATCTGCGCCTGGTCCCCGGGCCGCGGCCTGGAGCCCACCCCGTTCGCCGACGCGGTCGGCGCGGGCCCGCTGAACGCCGGGCGCTGCATGATCGACGGCTACGACTGCACCCTGCTTGCCCAGTGCGACGACCAGGGCGGCGCGGCCCTGGCGGCGTACCTCACGGAGCGCGAGGACACCGGCCTGCACTGGACCCCGTCCGGCCCGCCCGTGCTCGGCCCGCCGACGCTGACGGCCGACGCCGACGGCGCGGCGGCGGTCGCCGCGCTGGCGGCCGACGGCGGCGTGGTCGTCACCCGGCAGAAGGCCGAGCCGGGCCTCGCCCTGGCCGCCTGGACGCGGCTGTAGGACCCGGGGCGGGAGAGAACGGAAGAAGGGGCCGGTGGCGACTGCCACCGGCCCCTTCCTCATGAGGTCCCGGGTCTTACGCGGGAACGCTCGCCACGCCCTGCGCCAGGAAACGCTTGCCGTTGACGCGCTCGGAGACGCCCTCGCGGTCCAGGTACGGCGTGATGCCGCCCAGGTGGAAGGGCCAGCCGGCACCGGTGATCAGGCAGAGGTCGATGTCCTGCGCCTCGGCGACGACACCCTCCTCCAGCATGAGGCCGATCTCCTGCGCCACCGCGTCGAGGACGCGGTCGCGGACCTGCTGCTCGGTGAGGACGGTGTCGCCCTGCTTGAGCAGCGCGGCGACCTCGGGGTCGAGCTCCGGCTTGAAGCCGTTCTCCGGCTTGTAGACGTAGAAGCCGCGCTTGCCGGCCTCGACGACCGCCTTCAGGTTGGGGGAGACCGTGAAGCGCTCCGGGAAGGCGCGGTTCAGGGTCTCGGAGACGTGCAGGCCGATGGCCGGGCCCACGAGCTCCAGGAGGACCAGCGGCGACATCGGCAGGCCCAGCGGCTCGACCGCCTTCTCCGCCGTCTCGACCGGGGTGCCCTCGTCGATGACGTTCTGGATCTCGCCCATGAAGCGGGTCAGGATGCGGTTCACGACGAACGCCGGGGCGTCCTTGGTGAGGACCGCGGTCTTCTTCAGCTTCTTCGCCACGCCGAAGGCGGTGGCGAGGGAGGCGTCGTCGGTCTGCTCGCCCTTGACGATCTCCAGGAGCGGCAGGACGGCGACCGGGTTGAAGAAGTGGAAGCCGACCACGCGCTCCGGGTGCCGGAGCTTGGACGCCATCTCGGAGACCGACAGCGAGGAGGTGTTGGTGGCGAGGATCGCGTGCGCCGGGGCCACCGCCTCGACCTCCGCGAACACCTTCTGCTTGACGGACATCTCCTCGAACACGGCCTCGATGATGAAGTCCGCGTCCGCGAAGCCCTCGGCCTTGTCGAGGACACCGGAGACCAGGCCCTTGAGACGGTTGGCCTTGTCCTGGTTGATGCGGCCCTTGCCGAGCAGCTTCTCGATCTCGCCGTGGACGTAGCCGACGCCCTTGTCCACGCGCTCCTGGTCGATGTCGGTCAGGACGACCGGCACCTCGAGGCGGCGCAGGAAGAGCAGGGCCAGCTGGGAGGCCATCAGACCGGCGCCGACGACGCCGACCTTGGTGACCGGGCGGGCCAGGTTCTTGTCCGGGGCGCCGGCGGGGCGCTTGCCCCGCTTCTGCACCAGGTTGAAGGCGTAGATGCCGGAGCGGAGTTCGCCGCCCATGATCAGGTCCGCGAGGGCCTGGTCCTCGGCGTCGAAGCCCTTCTGGAGGTCGCCGTCCTTGGCGGCCTCGATGATGGCGAGGGCACGGTAGGCGGCCGGGGCGGCGCCGTGCACCTTGGAGTCGGCGATCGCGCGGCCCTTGGCGACGGCGGCGTCCCAGCCCTCGCCCCGGTCGATCTCCGGACGCTCGACCGTGACGGTGCCGTTGAGGACACCGGCGGTCCAGACGAGCGACTGCTCCAGGAAGTCGGCGCCCTCGAAGATCGCGTCGGCGATGCCGAGCTCGAAGACCTGCTTGCCCTTGAGCTGACGGTTCTGGTTGAGCGAGTTCTCGATGATGACCTGGACGGCCTTCTCGGCGCCGATCAGGTTCGGGAGGATCGCGCAGCCGCCCCAGCCGGGCACCAGGCCGAGGAAGACCTCGGGGAGCGAGAAGGCCGGGAGGGCCTTCGACACGGTGCGGTAGGTGCAGTGCAGACCGACCTCGACGCCGCCGCCCATGGCCGCGCCGTTGTAGTACGCGAAGGTCGGCACGGCGAGCGCGGAGAGCCGCTTGAAGACGTCGTGGCCGCCCTTGCCGATGGCGAGCGCCTCGTCGTGCTTCCTCAGCAGCTCGACGCCCTTGAGGTCGGCGCCGACCGCGAAGATGAACGGCTTGCCGGTGAGGCCGGCGGCGACGATCTCGCCGTTGGCGGCCTCGGCCTCGACCTGGTCGATCGCCGCGTTCAGGTTGGCGAGGGACTGCGGGCCGAAGGTGGTCGGCTTGGTGTGGTCGAAGCCGTTGTCCAGGGTGATGAGCGCGAACCGGCCGGCCCCGAAGGGCAGCTCGAAGTGGCGCACGTGGGCCTGGGTGACGACCTCGTCGGGGAAGAGCTCGGCGGCGCCCTTCAGAAGCTCGGCGGTGGTGCTCACTTGCCCTCCCAGTGGGGGTTCTCCCAGATGACCGTCGCGCCCATGCCGAAGCCGACGCACATGGTGGTGAGGCCGTAGCGGACCTCGGGCTGCTCCTCGAACTGGCGGGCCAGCTGCGTCATCAGACGGACGCCGGAGGAGGCGAGCGGGTGACCGAACGCGATGGCGCCGCCGTACTGGTTGACGCGCGCGTCGTCGTCGGCGATGCCGTAGTGGTCGAGGAAGGCGAGGACCTGGACGGCGAACGCCTCGTTGATCTCGAACAGGTCGATGTCGTCGATCGTCAGACCGGCCTTGGCCAGGGCCTTCTCGGTGGCCGGGATCGGACCGTAGCCCATGACCTCCGGCTCGACGCCGGCGAAGGCGTACGAGACGAGGCGCATCTTGACCGGGAGGCCGTTCTCGCGGGCGAACTCCTCGGAGGCGATGATCGACGCGGTGGCGCCGTCGTTCAGGCCGGCTGCGTTGCCCGCGGTGACGTTGCCGTGGACGCGGAACGGCGTCTTCAGGCCCTCCAGCGACTCCAGGGTGGTGCCCGGGCGCATCGGCTCGTCGGCGGTGACCAGGCCCCAGCCGGTCTCGCCGGTGGAGGCGTCGGTGCGGCGCACCGAGATCGGCACCAGGTCCTGCTGGATCTTGCCGTCGGCGTACGCCTTGGCGGCCTTCTCCTGCGAGCGCACGGCGTACTCGTCGGCGCGGCGCTTGGTGATGTGCGGGTAGCGGTCGTGCAGGTTCTCGGCGGTCATGCCCATGAAGAGGGCGGACTCGTCGACCAGCTTCTCGCTGACGAACCGCGGGTTCGGGTCGACGCCCTCGCCCATGGGGTGACGGCCCATGTGCTCGACACCGCCGGCGATGACGGCGTCGTACGCGCCGAAGGCGATGGAGCCGGCCACCGAGGTCACCGCGGTCAGCGCGCCGGCGCACATGCGGTCGATGGAGTAGCCCGGCACGGACTGCGGCAGCCCGGCCAGGATGCCGGCGGTACGGCCGAGGGTGAGGCCCTGGTCGCCGATCTGGGTCGTCGCGGCGATCGCGACCTCGTCGATCTTCGCCGGGTCGAGGGCCGGGTTGCGGCGCAGCAGCTCCCGGATGGCCTTCACGACGAGGTCGTCGGCGCGGGTCTCGTGGTAGATGCCCTTCGGGCCCGCCTTGCCGAACGGGGTGCGGACGCCGTCGACGAAGACGACGTCCCTGACGGTACGAGGCACGATGGCTCTCCTCCAGGTGCGGGACGGCACTGCTGCGGCGCACCACTAAGCGTGCGCTTGCTTCCCCCATGCTACTTGCGGGTAACCAGACTGCCCACCCCTTGGGGGCCAAGCGGCGAAGGTCACATCCGGCCCGGGCGCGCGCCCCCGCCGCGCGCCCGCCCGATCGGAGGGTTCCACAACCCGATGGGCCCAGACGCGAAGCCGTGCCGTGGCGCCGCTTCCGGGCCGAACGGAGGCTGGCCGGGAGCCGGGCGCGAAGACCCGGCGACCGGCGCACAGAAGGGACCTCCATGCCCGTCGTCACGACCGACCACAAGGTCACCCACAAGTCCACCGTTCCGGCGAACAAGGACGAGATCGTCGAGCTCTTCGTGCGGGAGCGGAACGGCACGCCCCCGGGGCAGCCGCGCAAGCCGGTCCTGATGCTTCACGGCCGGAGCGTCCCGGCGGTCGCCGGCTTCGACCTCCCGTACAAGACGTACAGCTGGGCCGAGTCGCTGGCGAAGGCCGGGTACGACGTCTTCCTGATGGAGCTCCAGGGATCCGGTCTGTCGCCGCGCCCCGAGATGGACGACCCCCACAACGTGAACCCGTCCCAGCAGCAGCTGCTGACGCCGAGGCCACCCGGATTCACCCCCGGCCCACCCAGCTACCCGTACCAGCTGACCAACTCCTCCAGCGACCGGGACGAGCTGGACACCGTCGTGCAGTTCGTCCTGGACCAGACCGGGGCCGCGAAGGTCGCCTTCATCGGCTGGTCCGCCGCCGCCTTCCACATGGGGCCGTACGCGATCGACCACCCCGACCGGGTCGCGAGCCTGTTCCTGCTGGCCCCGATCTTCCCGGCGGACGGCTCGTCCACCCCGCCGTCCCCGCTGCCCCAGCCCGGCTTCCCGATGTTCATCGGCGGGAAGACGGGCTTCGTCCGGGCCCTGGACAGCGAGGTGCACTGCGTCGACCAGCGTGAACCCGGCGTCGCCGACGCGGCATGGGCCACGATCATGAAGTGCGACCCGGTCGGCAGCACCTGGGGGCCGCCCACCGGGTTCAACCGGATCAGGAACTTCGTCCGGTGGGGCTGGAACAGGACCACCGCGGCGCAGGGCGGCGTGCTGGGCGGCAGCGTGCCGGTGCTCATCGTGTACGGCGACAACGACACCCAGGCGAACACCTCGCCGCACAACCCCGACCCGGAGCTCAACTTCTCCGTCCCCGAGCTCTACGACTCCATCGCGGGCTCCCACAAGCTGATGGTCAGGCTGGCCTGCGCCGGGCACTCGGTGGTGTGGGAGATGCAGCACAAGAACCTGCACAACCTCTCGAAGCACTGGCTCGACCACCTCAAGGTCGACGGCAAGACCCAGGGCGTCTTCGACATGGACCCCGACGGCATCCTCAGTCCGGCCCCGTAACCCCTCCCGGCCCTCCCGGAAACCCCTCCCGGGAACGGCGAGAGCCCCCGGCGCCCGGAGGGGCGCCGGGGGCTCTCGCAGGCAGGGCTACGCGCCCGCCGACAGCGCCTCCACCAGGAGCGGGGTCACCAGGCCGACCTGCCAGCGGCGGGCGCCGTGGGCGGTGAGGGCGGCGGCGACCGTGTCGGGGGTGGGCGGGGCCGGGGGCTCCCAGCAGATGCGCCGGACGGTGTCCGGGGTGATCAGGTTCTCCTGCGGGAGGTTCAGCTCCTCCGCGAGGGCCGTGACGCCGGCCCGGGCGGCCGAGAGGCGGGCGGCGGCGGCCGGGTCCTTGTCGGCCCAGGCGCGCGGCGGGGGCGGCCCGGCCACCTGGGCACCCGGCTGCGGGAGCTCGTTCTCGGGCAGGGCGCGGGCCCGGTCCACCGCGGCCTGCCACTGTTCCAGCTGGCGCCGGCCCATCCGGTGGCCGAAACCGGGCAGGGCGGTGAGGGCGGCGACGTTCACCGGGACGGCGAGCGCCGCCTCGACGATCGCCGCGTCGCTGAGCACCTTGCCGGGGGAGACGTCACGCCGCTGGGCGACCCGGTCGCGGGCCGTCCACAGCTCGCGGACGACCGCCATCTGGCGGCGGCGGCGCACCTTGTGCATGCCGGAGGTGCGGCGCCAGGGGTCCTTGCGCGGCGGGGCGGGCGGGGCGGCGGCGATGGCGTCGAACTCCTCGCGGGCCCACTCCAGCTTCCCCT
The Streptomyces roseofulvus genome window above contains:
- a CDS encoding sugar ABC transporter permease, translated to MSTTPKATDEAPVPEPRTSEDAATEAPAAAAIPAVDPRLLVREQGFKGYVDEFKRKIRSGEIGSLPVVVGLIVIGIVFQALTGNFITSYNLDQITLYAAGPGIMAVGIVFVLLLGEIDLAVGSVAGLAGSVWGVFATDMPDSLAILLGILSGTLLGAFHGLVFAKIGVPAFVVTLAGFLGWAGLQTWVMGERSTIPTPIGSFVGDLTKYYFSDVAAAYGLAVVVVAAFYLAQLRDSRRRKAAELPHRPHSEILLRTGVLAALVLVAAYGFNQEKGLPLSLVIFLVILLVTDFVLRRTTYGRQVFAVGGGIEAARRAGINVAWIRISVFMISGTLGAIGGLFLASATGGADRSLGGGNQLMMCIAAAVIGGTSLFGGRGKVWSALLGILVLQSIVQGLNQLNLESNAIQYMITGAVLLIAVIIDSVSRKTQKSAGRA
- the dxs gene encoding 1-deoxy-D-xylulose-5-phosphate synthase, with product MALLTRIRTPRDLDRLSPEQLDQLAAEVRTFLVDAVSKTGGHLGPNLGVVELTIALHRVFDSPKDKVLWDTGHQSYVHKLLTGRQDFSKLKMKGGLSGYPSQAESEHDVIENSHASTVLGWADGLAKANQILKKDDHVVAVIGDGALTGGMAWEALNNIAAAKDRPLVIVVNDNERSYAPTIGGLANHLATLRTTDGYERFLARGKDILERTPVVGKPLYETLHGAKKGLKDFIAPQGMFEDLGLKYVGPIDGHDIEALESALTRAKRFGGPVIVHCLTEKGRGYQPALQDEADRFHAVGKIHPDTGLPIATSGADWTSVFGDEMVALGKEREDIVAITAAMLQPVGLDRFAKEFPERVFDVGIAEQHGAVSAAGLATGGLHPVFAVYATFLNRAFDQVLMDVALHKCGVTFVLDRAGVTGTDGASHNGMWDMSILQVVPGLRLAAPRDADQVRAQLREAVEVTDAPTVVRFSKGAVGPAVPAVGRVGGMDVLREAGTDRPDVLLVSVGALAPMCLEIAGLLDRQGITTTVVDPRWVKPVDEALAPLAADHRVVVTVEDNSRVGGVGSAVAQALRDAGVDVPLRDFGIPPVFLDHASRGEVMAEIGLTAPDIARQVTGLVSRLDGRFEAREQAVEPARD
- a CDS encoding amino acid permease — protein: MFRTKSVEQSIRDTEEPEHALRKSLSAWDLTVFGVGVIIGTGIFVLTGKVAKENAGPATALAFVAAGIVCALAALCYAEFASTVPVAGSAYTFAYASIGELPAWIIGWDLVLEFALGTAVVAVGWSGYVRSLMDNIGWHLPAALEGPDAPGGTFDILAFLLVLVLTVILVLGMKLSARITAVVVAIKVTVVMIVIVAGLFFIVGDNYKPFIPPAVTPEGGGSNWDSPLVQLLFGYEPTNFGVMGIFTAASIVFFAFIGFDVVATAAEETKLPQRDMPRGILGSLFICTVLYVAVALVVTGMQHYTELSVSAPLADAFKAAGHPFYAGVISFGAAVGLTTVCLILLLGQTRVFFAMSRDGLLPRFFSVTHPRFKTPYRPTILLGVIIAVVAGFTSINELATLVNIGTLFAFVMVAAGVMVLRRTRPDLHRAFKTPWVPVLPILSIAASLWLMLNLPGETWFRFAVWMAIGIVVYFLYGRGHSRLGREGRDAPY
- a CDS encoding 3-hydroxyacyl-CoA dehydrogenase NAD-binding domain-containing protein; translated protein: MSTTAELLKGAAELFPDEVVTQAHVRHFELPFGAGRFALITLDNGFDHTKPTTFGPQSLANLNAAIDQVEAEAANGEIVAAGLTGKPFIFAVGADLKGVELLRKHDEALAIGKGGHDVFKRLSALAVPTFAYYNGAAMGGGVEVGLHCTYRTVSKALPAFSLPEVFLGLVPGWGGCAILPNLIGAEKAVQVIIENSLNQNRQLKGKQVFELGIADAIFEGADFLEQSLVWTAGVLNGTVTVERPEIDRGEGWDAAVAKGRAIADSKVHGAAPAAYRALAIIEAAKDGDLQKGFDAEDQALADLIMGGELRSGIYAFNLVQKRGKRPAGAPDKNLARPVTKVGVVGAGLMASQLALLFLRRLEVPVVLTDIDQERVDKGVGYVHGEIEKLLGKGRINQDKANRLKGLVSGVLDKAEGFADADFIIEAVFEEMSVKQKVFAEVEAVAPAHAILATNTSSLSVSEMASKLRHPERVVGFHFFNPVAVLPLLEIVKGEQTDDASLATAFGVAKKLKKTAVLTKDAPAFVVNRILTRFMGEIQNVIDEGTPVETAEKAVEPLGLPMSPLVLLELVGPAIGLHVSETLNRAFPERFTVSPNLKAVVEAGKRGFYVYKPENGFKPELDPEVAALLKQGDTVLTEQQVRDRVLDAVAQEIGLMLEEGVVAEAQDIDLCLITGAGWPFHLGGITPYLDREGVSERVNGKRFLAQGVASVPA
- a CDS encoding acetyl-CoA C-acyltransferase, giving the protein MPRTVRDVVFVDGVRTPFGKAGPKGIYHETRADDLVVKAIRELLRRNPALDPAKIDEVAIAATTQIGDQGLTLGRTAGILAGLPQSVPGYSIDRMCAGALTAVTSVAGSIAFGAYDAVIAGGVEHMGRHPMGEGVDPNPRFVSEKLVDESALFMGMTAENLHDRYPHITKRRADEYAVRSQEKAAKAYADGKIQQDLVPISVRRTDASTGETGWGLVTADEPMRPGTTLESLEGLKTPFRVHGNVTAGNAAGLNDGATASIIASEEFARENGLPVKMRLVSYAFAGVEPEVMGYGPIPATEKALAKAGLTIDDIDLFEINEAFAVQVLAFLDHYGIADDDARVNQYGGAIAFGHPLASSGVRLMTQLARQFEEQPEVRYGLTTMCVGFGMGATVIWENPHWEGK
- a CDS encoding alpha/beta fold hydrolase: MPVVTTDHKVTHKSTVPANKDEIVELFVRERNGTPPGQPRKPVLMLHGRSVPAVAGFDLPYKTYSWAESLAKAGYDVFLMELQGSGLSPRPEMDDPHNVNPSQQQLLTPRPPGFTPGPPSYPYQLTNSSSDRDELDTVVQFVLDQTGAAKVAFIGWSAAAFHMGPYAIDHPDRVASLFLLAPIFPADGSSTPPSPLPQPGFPMFIGGKTGFVRALDSEVHCVDQREPGVADAAWATIMKCDPVGSTWGPPTGFNRIRNFVRWGWNRTTAAQGGVLGGSVPVLIVYGDNDTQANTSPHNPDPELNFSVPELYDSIAGSHKLMVRLACAGHSVVWEMQHKNLHNLSKHWLDHLKVDGKTQGVFDMDPDGILSPAP
- a CDS encoding ribonuclease D, with translation MTDAQETAADTALRTTGGGPPDENVPANGLPIPLLEPREGIPPVVASEQALAEVIAAFAAGRGPVAVDAERASGYRYGQRAYLVQLRREGAGTALVDPVGCPDLSGLGAALDGTEWILHAATQDLPCLRDIGMRPSSLFDTELAGRLAGFPRVGLGAMVESVLGYALEKGHSAVDWSTRPLPEPWLRYAALDVELLVDLRDALEKELDRQGKLEWAREEFDAIAAAPPAPPRKDPWRRTSGMHKVRRRRQMAVVRELWTARDRVAQRRDVSPGKVLSDAAIVEAALAVPVNVAALTALPGFGHRMGRRQLEQWQAAVDRARALPENELPQPGAQVAGPPPPRAWADKDPAAAARLSAARAGVTALAEELNLPQENLITPDTVRRICWEPPAPPTPDTVAAALTAHGARRWQVGLVTPLLVEALSAGA